A part of Cannabis sativa cultivar Pink pepper isolate KNU-18-1 chromosome 6, ASM2916894v1, whole genome shotgun sequence genomic DNA contains:
- the LOC115725372 gene encoding transcription initiation factor TFIID subunit 1 isoform X2: MGYGSDSGSQDGRDEDDEDDYEEAGGSNRLLGFMFGNVDNSGDLDVDYLDEDAKEHLSALADKLGSSLTDIDLSVKSSRTAADNADQDYDEKAEDAVDYEDFDEQYEGPEVQAATEEDYLLSKKAYISNSLAILKPTPSVFDDENYDEEIEEEQEVVDNDTKVQNTTLLGEEVKSPEVDSIKEKSSEDDHETDSHDTETLASDIEESQEELSEKDPTPLPVLCIEDGKVILQFSEIFGIHEPVKKRDKRDHKYFVPKDRFKSIDVSNIVEEDEEEFLRGSGQSFMSLKQEEFYKDDHDDIESESQNSGSLQGVALAGSQYDGSRKDSFLSAEPMKEETVICPAGRHSPSSATFYPLDQLDWEVGIVWDNSPVVSENSVGSTELHFEATVTDSETESEARLQNHKVNTVVVADEKTHKNLVHSSPIILEQFGTRTSGSSSLPFSEGRYHPQLLRLESRSEVNDSNQDYEGMEKVVEKQPHRTGAAKQFSKLISLNKDMLEGSWLDSIIWEQGRPIRKPKLILDLQDEQMLFEILDSKDGKDLRLHAGAMIVTRSVKSGHGDSLELPGHGGQSVWRLVANDKHYSNKKTSQQMKSNSKKRTAQGVKLYHSQPAVTLQTMKLKLSNKDIANFHRPKALWYPHDNEVALKEQGKLPTQGPMKLIVKSLGGKGSKLHVDAEETISSVKAKASKKLDFKSTETVKLFYRGKELEDDKSLVTQNVPPNSLLHLVRTKIHLLPRAQKLPGENKSLRPPGAFKKKSDLSVKDGHVFLMEYCEERPLLLSNIGMGARLCTYYQKSAPDDQTAISMRSANNNFGHVVSLNPADKSPFLGDIKSGCNQSSLETNMYRAPLFSHKVPATDYLLVRSAKGKLSLRRIDRVNAVGQQEPLMEVMSPGTKNLQNYMINRLLVHMCREFRAAEKRHMTPCIRADGLQSQFPYLSEVFIKKKLKEYANMHVQRGSIAQSIWVKKNNFRIFSEDELRNMVKPEEVCAYESMQAGLYRLKHLGITETHPNAISSAMSRLPDEAIALAAASHIERELQITPWNLSSNFVASTQGKENIERMEITGVGDPSGRGLGFSYVRAAQKTPVPSAVVKKKSAAGRGGTTVTGTDADLRRLSMEAAREVLLKFDVPDEVIAKQTRWHRIAMIRKLSSEQAALGVKVDPTTISKYARGQRMSFLQLQQQTREKCQEIWDRQVQSLSAFDGDENESDSEENNSDLDSFAGDLENLLDAEECEEGVEESKNDKADGVKGLKMRGRPSLAQAEEEIEDEAAEAAELCRLLMDDDEAAGKKKKKVRLMGEEAGLTPAPRINYGVENADRVKLSTSTNPHDGPYSSKENTIAEAKVVENLLLKRNKIGKLKQKKKNDDTVNINLTNKKIKIAGDTTVKMFKEKKNARESFVCGACGQLGHMRTNKNCPKYREVDTNVDTPEPEKAVGKSATLTQSAPSQTKATTKKLIPKSATKIALVEASEGENITPGTKVPVKFKCSSADKVPDRFSVGVTQSIDQPMTSDTETGRSAVKVNKIIISNKAKPEDVQVESHKPPIVIRPPTDMDRGQVEPQKPTIVIRPPANIERDRFASHKISKRPRTEKDREHSHKKIIIRRPKEIIDVDQIAQDGGSSIDHRKTKRIVELSSFEMHRNQENVYLAEAAKKKARDKRKRWEEQERRRNEEMLREERARRIREEEMKMLEEQERVAEIRRYEVSIRREREEEERQKAKKKKKRKMPEIEDDYIEDSRARRFDKRLPDRERSTKRRSVAELGRYGAESAATTKRRRGGEVGLANILEQIVETLKDRIEVSYLFLKPVSKKEAPDYLDIIERPMDLSTIKEKVRKLEYKSREQFRHDVWQIAFNAHQYNDGRNPGIPPLADQLLELCDYILNENDESLTDAEAGIESRDFM; the protein is encoded by the exons ATGGGTTATGGTTCTGATAGCGGTTCTCAAGATGGAAGAGATGAAG ATGACGAGGATGATTACGAAGAGGCTGGTGGTAGTAACCGGCTTTTGGGATTTATGTTTGGCAATGTTGATAACTCTGGTGACCTCGATGTTGATTACCTTGATGAG GACGCGAAAGAGCATCTTTCTGCTCTAGCTGACAAGCTGGGGTCATCCCTGACAGATATTGAC TTATCCGTTAAATCATCACGAACAGCAGCAGACAATGCTGATCAAG ATTATGATGAGAAGGCTGAAGATGCAGTTGATTACGAAGACTTTGATGAGCAATATGAAGGACCGGAGGTTCAAGCGGCCACTGAGGAGGACTATCTTTTGTCCAAAAAGGCATACATTTCTAACTCACTGGCTATTTTGAAGCCTACACCGTCTGTATTTGACGATGAAAATTATGATgaagaaattgaagaggaacAAGAGGTGGTTGATAATGATACAAAGGTTCAGAATACCACTCTTTTGG GTGAAGAGGTTAAATCTCCTGAGGTGGATTCTATCAAAGAGAAGTCTTCTGAGGATGATCACGAGACTGACTCTCATGATACAGAAACGTTGGCCTCTGACATAGAAGAATCTCAG GAGGAGCTATCAGAAAAAGACCCCACACCATTGCCAGTTTTATGTATAGAAGATGGAAAAGTTATTTTACAGTTCTCTGAAATCTTTGGAATTCATGAGCCCGTTAAGAAAAGGGATAAGAGAGATCATAAGTATTTTGTTCCTAAAG ATaggtttaaatccattgatgtTTCTAATATtgttgaagaagatgaagaagagttTTTGAGAGGTTCTGGTCAGAGTTTTATGTCTCTTAAACAAGAGGAATTTTATAAGGATGACCATGATGACATTGAGTCAGAATCCCAAAATTCCGGTTCTTTGCAAGGGGTTGCCTTAGCGGGTTCACAGTATGATGGGTCAAGAAAAGATTCCTTTCTCTCTGCAGAGCCAATGAAGGAAGAGACAGTCATATGCCCTGCTGGTAGGCATTCACCGTCAAGTGCTACATTTTATCCTCTTGATCAACTAGACTGGGAGGTTGGGATTGTCTGGGATAATTCTCCCGTTGTTAGTGAAAATTCTGTTGGAAGCACTGAACTCCATTTTGAAGCTACAGTAACTGATAGTGAAACAGAATCTGAGGCTAGGCTGCAAAATCACAAAGTAAATACAGTAGTAGTAGCTGATGAGAAGACTCACAAGAATTTAGTACATAGTTCCCCAATTATATTGGAGCAGTTTGGCACAAGAACATCAGGATCTTCAAGCCTTCCATTCTCAGAAGGTAGATATCATCCACAACTTTTGAGACTGGAATCTCGATCTGAAGTGAATGACTCTAATCAGGATTATGAGGGAATGGAGAAAGTTGTTGAGAAGCAGCCTCATCGAACTGGTGCTGCAAAACAATTTAGCAAACTTATATCGTTAAACAAAGACATGCTAGAAGGATCTTGGTTGGACAGTATAATATGGGAGCAAGGAAGACCTATTAGAAAGCCAAAGCTTATTCTTGATCTTCAGGATGAGCAGAtgctttttgaaattttggataGCAAGGATGGTAAGGATCTGAGGCTTCATGCTGGGGCTATGATTGTTACCCGCTCTGTAAAGTCGGGCCACGGTGATTCTCTTGAGTTGCCAGGTCATGGAGGACAATCTGTTTGGCGACTAGTCGCTAATGACAAACACTATTCAAACAAAAAAACATCTCAGCAAATGAAATCAAACTCAAAAAAGCGAACAGCTCAGGGTGTCAAACTTTATCACTCACAACCTGCAGTTACACTACAGACGATGAAGCTGAAGTTGAGCaa TAAGGACATAGCTAATTTTCATCGACCTAAAGCTTTGTGGTATCCCCATGACAATGAAGTGGCTCTAAAGGAACAAGGGAAGCTGCCTACTCAAGGACCAATGAAACTTATTGTAAAGAGCTTGGGTGGGAAAGGAAGTAAACTCCATGTGGACGCTGAGGAAACCATCTCCTCTGTTAAGGCTAAAGCTTCAAAAAAGCTAG ATTTCAAGTCAACTGAGACAGTGAAGCTGTTTTATCGAGGGAAAGAGCTTGAAGACGATAAATCTCTTGTTACCCAAAATGTGCCACCAAACTCTTTGCTTCATCTTGTTCGTACAAAAATACATTTGTTGCCAAGAGCACAGAAGCTGCCTGGTGAAAATAAGTCTTTACGCCCTCCTGGAGCATTTAAGAAGAAATCTGATCTTTCTGTGAAAGATGGCCATGTTTTCCTAATGGA GTATTGTGAGGAAAGACCTTTACTTTTGAGTAACATTGGAATGGGTGCAAGACTCTGCACTTATTATCAGAAATCAGCTCCAGATGATCAAACAGCCATTTCAATGCGCAGTGCAAACAACAACTTTGGACATGTTGTCTCCTTAAATCCTGCTGATAAATCACCTTTCCTTGGAGATATAAAATCTGGTTGCAATCAGTCATCTCTAGAAACCAATATGTATAGAGCACCCTTATTTTCCCATAAGGTTCCTGCAACTGATTATTTGCTAGTTCGTTCTGCAAAGGGAAAACTCTCTTTAAGACGCATTGACAGGGTTAATGCTGTTGGACAACAG GAGCCTCTCATGGAGGTAATGTCTCCTGGAACTAAGAACCTTCAAAATTATATGATTAATAGGCTCTTGGTTCACATGTGCCGTGAATTCCGAGCTGCTGAAAAACGCCATATGACTCCTTGCATCCGTGCTGATGGATTGCAATCACAGTTTCCTTATCTTTCTGAagtttttattaaaaagaagCTCAAGGAATATGCAAATATGCATGTGCAG AGAGGGTCAATTGCACAATCAATTTGGGTTAAGAAAAACAACTTTCGCATTTTCTCGGAGGATGAACTGAGAAATATGGTGAAACCTGAGGAG GTCTGTGCCTATGAAAGCATGCAAGCCGGTTTATATCGGCTTAAACATTTAGGGATTACTGAAACTCATCCAAATGCCATATCATCTGCTATGAGTCGTCTGCCTGATGAAGCTATAGCTCTGGCTGCGGCATCACACATTGAAAGGGAATTGCAAATTACTCCTTGGAACTTGAGTAGCAATTTTGTCGCTTCTACACAG ggaaaagaaaatattgagcgTATGGAGATTACTGGTGTTGGCGATCCATCTGGTCGTGGTCTAGGATTTAGCTATGTCCGTGCTGCTCAAAAAACACCAGTGCCAAGTGCTGTGGTGAAGAAAAAATCTGCTGCTGGTCGAGGAGGTACCACTGTTACTGGAACAGATGCTGATCTACGTAGATTGAGCATGGAGGCTGCACGTGAG GTTCTTCTCAAATTTGATGTTCCTGATGAAGTGATTGCAAAGCAAACAAGGTGGCATAGGATTGCCATGATACGCAAGCTGTCAAGTGAACAAGCTGCATTAGGGGTAAAAGTTGACCCCACTACAATTAGTAAATATGCACGTGGGCAGCGGATGTCCTTTCTTCAGCTGCAGCAACAGACCAGAGAGAAGTGTCAGGAAATCTGGGATCGGCAAGTTCAGAGTCTTTCAGCCTTTGACGGTGATGAAAATGAAAGCGACTCTGAAGAAAATAATAGTGATCTGGATTCATTTGCTGGGGATTTAGAGAATCTGCTTGATGCGGAAGAGTGTGAAGAAGGGGTAGAGGAGTCCAAGAATGATAAAGCAGATGGTGTTAAAGGCCTCAAAATGAGAGGACGTCCTTCATTAGCTCAGGCAGAAGAAGAAATTGAAGATGAAGCAGCTGAAGCAGCTGAATTATGCAGGTTGCTTATGGACG ATGATGAAGCTGCgggtaagaagaagaagaaggtgagATTGATGGGAGAGGAAGCTGGATTGACTCCAGCACCCCGAATAAATTATGGTGTTGAGAATGCAGATCGTGTCAAGCTAAGTACTAGCACAAACCCACATGATGGACCATATTCATCAAAAGAAAATACTATTGCAGAGGCCAAAGTG GTGGAGAATCTTCTTCTGAAAAGGAACAAAATTGGAAAactaaaacaaaagaaaaagaatgatGATACTGTAAACATAAATTTaaccaataaaaaaatcaaaatagcaGGAGATACTACTGTCAAG ATgtttaaggaaaaaaagaaCGCAAGGGAAAGTTTCGTCTGTGGAGCATGCGGTCAG CTTGGACACATGAGGACAAACAAAAACTGCCCAAAATATAGAGAGGTCGACACAAATGTTGATACTCCGGAACCAGAGAAAGCAGTTGGAAAATCCGCTACATTGACTCAATCTGCTCCTTCCCAGACAAAAGCTACAACAAAGAAGCTTATACCTAAAAGTGCAACCAAAATAGCTCTGGTTGAGGCTTCTGAGGGAGAGAACATTACTCCAGGAACAAAAGTACCAGTGAAGTTTAAATGTAGTTCAGCAGACAAGGTTCCTGATAGATTTTCTGTTGGAGTGACTCAGAGCATTGATCAACCAATGACATCTGATACTGAAACTGGGAGGTCTGCAGTTaaagttaacaaaataataatttcaaataaagcGAAACCTGAAGATGTGCAAGTTGAATCTCATAAGCCCCCCATTGTGATTCGGCCACCAACTGACATGGACAGAGGCCAAGTTGAACCACAGAAACCAACTATTGTTATTAGGCCACCAGCTAACATAGAGAGGGACAGGTTTGCATCTCATAAAATATCAAAACGGCCACGAACAGAAAAAGATAGAGAACACTCTCAcaagaaaattataattaggAGGCCAAAAGAAATTATTGATGTGGATCAGATCGCTCAGGATGGTGGCAGTAGTATTGATCACAGGAAGACTAAAAGAATTGTGGAATTGTCCAGTTTTGAAATGCATAGAAATCAGGAGAATGTTTATTTGGCTGAGGCAGCTAAAAAGAAGGCTAGAGACAAAAGGAAACGGTGGGAAGAGCAGGAGAGGCGTAGAAATGAAGAGATGCTTCGAGAAGAGAGGGCTAGAAGGATTCGTGAAGAGGAAATGAAGATGCTGGAAGAACAAGAAAGAGTTGCTGAGATTAGAAGATATGAAGTATCCATcagaagagagagggaagaagaaGAGCGCCAGAAAgccaagaagaagaaaaagaggaaaATGCCTGAGATAGAAGATGATTATATAGAAGACTCCAGAGCAAGAAGATTTGACAAGAGATTGCCAGATAGGGAACGGAGTACAAAACGAAGATCTGTTGCTGAGTTGGGAAGGTATGGTGCCGAATCTGCTGCAACAACAAAACGAAGAAGAGGAGGAGAG GTTGGTTTGGCAAACATCTTGGAGCAGATTGTGGAGACACTTAAAGACCGAATTGAAGTGTCTTATCTTTTCTTAAAACCTGTATCGAAAAAAGAGGCTCCTGACTACCTTGACATAATAGAGCGGCCGATGGATCTTTCTACCATAAAGGAAAAGGTTAGGAAGTTGGAGTATAAAAGCAGGGAACAATTCAGGCATGATGTGTGGCAAATAGCTTTCAATGCTCATCAATACAACGATGGGCGTAATCCAGGTATACCTCCATTGGCAGATCAGCTTTTGGAGCTTTGTGACTACATTCTGAATGAGAATGATGAAAGCTTAACTGATGCTGAAGCAGGCATTGAATCTAGGGATTTTATGTAG